One Solanum pennellii chromosome 10, SPENNV200 genomic region harbors:
- the LOC107001114 gene encoding uncharacterized protein LOC107001114, with product MQAQDMTAQVNRQDVQSENPPVHSMADRLRDFTRMNPPIFTGTKTSDDPQQIVDNVHKILVAIGATNIEKAELASYQLKDVEDSRIKRGFRDVRSARPHDQEGPSHGGNINNFSVREKPRFKKGKKSFGNSNPQGGATPRGARHEPKKGNGGEMLRPKKYFSKCGRAHNGECRQCTNSCFGCGTRRHIVRDCPQNRGNAGGNAQPRPNPQGAAAAKLPKRNRFYSLKGSTLSFVTPMIDHTLEVLPEVLHDPIVVSTPLKCVEVEPWKTEAVKNWPKPLTPTDIRSFFRLAGYNRRFVEGFSSIAAPFTTLTKKKA from the exons ATGCAGGCTCAGGATATGACTGCCCAAGTCAACCGGCAGGATGTTCAGAGTGAGAACCCACCGGTTCACAGCATGGCTGACAGACTGCgagatttcacgaggatgaatcctcctatattcacAGGGACTAAGACATCAGATGACCCTCAACAGATTGTAGACAACGTGCATAAGATCCTTGTGGCTATAGGGGCCACTAATATTGAGAAGGCTGAGctggcttcctatcagctcaaggat GTAGAGGACAGCCGCATAAAGAGAGGTTTTCGTGATGTTAGGAGTGCTAGGCCTCATGATCAGGAAGGTCCCAGCCACGGAGGCAACATAAACAACTTTAGCGTCCGTGAGAAGCCAAGGttcaaaaaggggaaaaagagTTTTGGGAATTCCAATCCTCAGGGGGGTGCTACACCTAGAGGAGCAAGACATGAGCCCAAGAAaggcaatggaggtgagatgctGCGTCCTAAGAagtatttttctaagtgtggcCGAGCTCATaatggagagtgcagacagtgCACAAATTCCTGCTTCGGTTGTGGTACGAGAAGACACATAGTTAGAGACTGTCCACAGAACAGAGGTAatgctggaggtaatgctcagcctaggcctaacccACAGGGTGCAGCAGCAGCCAAGCTTCCCAAGAGGAACAGATTCTATTccctgaagg ggtctacgctttcctttgttaCTCCTATGATTGACCATACTTTGGAAGTActacctgaagttctgcatgatcctatagttgTTAGTACGCCTTTAAAA TGTGTGGAGGTGGAACCATGGAAGACTGAGGCTGTGAAGAACTGGCCGAAGCCTCTTACTCCCACTGACATTCGTAGCTTTTTTAGATTGGCTGGTTACAAccgcaggtttgtggagggattttcttccattgctgccccatTTACAACTCTGACTAAGAAGAAAGCctag